A single region of the Lycium barbarum isolate Lr01 chromosome 2, ASM1917538v2, whole genome shotgun sequence genome encodes:
- the LOC132627085 gene encoding uncharacterized protein LOC132627085 isoform X2 has product MKNNDIRIVGIWGIGGVGKTTHGKAYQRRPTHIVMPPKKATAAQKGKSVAAGEASRAQKATRTLAQIMRDTAPRPTDSATSSSSEESGAPVTATMDQRAASPLTPEAPAPEPPAPQPGAEDRTLREAVQLLTTLVAGQVRRRGLRGDDDGDRRDSLRVHDFLTCGPPEFFGSKPEEDPHDFIRGMRRSLDLVRASETESVELASHRLRDVAANWFESWELSRGESASPATWDEFVTAFLRHFLLPELRRARVDRFLQLRQGGRSIREYNLEFDSLARYAPAIVAEMDDRMHRYVIGLDRYLVDGCMAVASQSDMDIARL; this is encoded by the exons ATGAAAAATAATGATATTCGAATTGTTGGTATCTGGGGTATTGGAGGAGTAGGAAAGACGACACATGGAAAAGCCTATCAAAGAAGGCCCACACATATCG tgatgcctccgaaaaaggcgacagctgcccagaagggcaagtcagtagcggCCGGAGAGGCTAGCCGGGCTCAGAAAgctactcggacccttgctcagattatGCGTGATACTGCACCCCGGCCAACAGACTCTGCTACGtcatcatcatcagaggagtctggagcaccaGTCACTGCCACTATGGATCAGAGGGCGGCTTCACCATTgactccagaggctccagcgcccgagcctccagctcctcagccaggggcggaggataggactttgagggaggccgtacaacTATTGACTAccttggtagcgggacaggttcgcagacgcgggctgagaggtgatgatgatggtgacaggcgtgatagcctaagGGTTCAtgattttctgacatgtggtcccccagagtttttcgggtctaagcccgaggaggacccccatgacttcattcgggggatgcggcgttcATTAGatctggtcagggcttcagagaccgagtctgttgagttggcctcgCACAGACTACGAGATGTTGCTGCTAATTGGtttgagtcctgggagctgtccaggggtgagagtgcttccccagctacttgggatgagtttgtgactgcttttctccgccactttttgctcccggagttacggcgggcgcgggttgacagatttttacagttgCGGCAGGGAGGTCGGAgtattcgtgagtataatttggagttcgattctctggctcgatatgcacctgctatagtggctgagatggatgaccggatgcaccggtacgtgatagggctggaccgttatttagttgacggctgcatggcggtggcatcACAGagtgatatggacatcgcccggttatag
- the LOC132627085 gene encoding uncharacterized protein LOC132627085 isoform X1 yields MEDRNREDRPGRDRDRRPPKRARSAGYSGDSRGGQPQQQSSGRYFPPSGRGTQSAGRRFDSAGPSGAGQSSRASGSQTARGSSQSRPPRPRSYCGKSHPGECYRATRACFSCGRQGHVMCDCPMASGSGSAVQPTGSAAGKSSTPSAMRPAGRGMPAQAGRGRGRGSGSGSSGPSIRIYALASRQDQEASPNVVTGTLLVFSRSVYALIDPGSTLSYIAPLVANEIGIESESIEPFEVATPVGGSVIARQVYRDCSVIIYDRCTKADLVELDMLEFDVIMGMDWFASCYANVDCQKKVVRFQFPGEPVIEWFGCTTLPRGKFISYLKAKKMIQKGYIYHLVRVHDTTAETPSRDTYSAVSSGCQ; encoded by the coding sequence atggaggaccggaaCAGAGAGGACCGGCcgggcagagatcgtgacaggaggccgcccaagagggccaggtccgcggggtattctggagattctcgaggcggacagcctcagcagcagtcgtCAGGTAGAtattttcctccgtcaggccggggtacacagtcagccggcagacgatttgacagtgcaggaccatctggggccggtcagagttccagagcatcaggttcccaGACagccagaggttccagccagtccagaccacccaggccccgttcttattgcgggaaatcgcacccaggggagtgctatcgagctaccagagcctgcttttcttgcggccgtcagggtcATGTTATGtgtgattgtccgatggcgagtggttccgGTAGtgcagttcagccgacgggatcagccgcaggtaaatcttctactccctcagctatgcgccctgcggggcgaggtatgccggcacaggcgggccgcggtcgaggccgtggcagtggttcaggttctagcggtccatcgatccgcatatatgcattggctagccgccaggatcaggaggcttcgccaaatgttgttacaggtaccttactggttttctcccgatctgtatatgcactgattgatcctggttctactttatcatatatcgcTCCACTTGTTGCTAATGAGATTGGAATAGAATCTGAgtcgatagagccttttgaggtagctacacctgtagggggttctgttatagccagacagGTTTACCGAGATTGTTCTGTTATTATATATGATCGTtgtactaaagctgatttggtagagttagatatgctggaattcgatgttattatgggcatggactggtttgCTTCCTGTTATGcgaatgttgactgccagaagaaggtagttcgtttccagttcccaggggaaccagttatagagtggttcgggtgtACAACattgccgaggggtaagtttatttcatacctcaaggctaagaagatgattcagaagggttatatttatcacttggtccgtgtgcacgatactacagccgagacacctagccgagacacctactctgcagtcagttccggttgtcaaTGA